The following coding sequences lie in one Rutidosis leptorrhynchoides isolate AG116_Rl617_1_P2 chromosome 4, CSIRO_AGI_Rlap_v1, whole genome shotgun sequence genomic window:
- the LOC139843738 gene encoding protein NRT1/ PTR FAMILY 7.3-like — MACLNMIKMRKIDEKMVKTKEECTFDGSVDRNGQPAIRERTGSWFAAILILVNQGLATLAFFGVGVNLVLFLTRVMGQENAEAANSVSKWTGTVYLFSLLGAFLSDSYWGRYKTCAIFQAIFVVGLISLSLTSYVFLLKPVGCGDEITPCGKHSSIAMAMFYVSIYLIALGNGGYQPNIATFGADQFDEDHPNEGLGKVSFFSYFYLALNLGSLFSNTILGYFEDKGMWGLGFWASAGSALMALILFLVGTPPYRHFEPTGNPLSRFCQVMVAAIRKWKVSIPSNGDELYEVDGKENPNHGSRNILHTKGFKFLDRAAVITSKENSIENLDTKSAWRLCTVTQVEEVKCILRLLPIWLCTILYSVVFTQMASLFVEQGAAMKTNISTFHIPPASMSSFDILSVAAFIFIYRRVLDPLVARYKKSHDPKGLTELQRMGVGLVIAILAMVVAGTVEHFRLKYKDNNCVNCEGSSTLSIFWQVPQYVLIGASEVFMYVGQLEFFNGQAPDGLKSFGSALCMTSISLGNYVSSLLVTIVMKISSSDSMPGWIPGNLNKGHLDNFYYLLAVLTCADFVVYLLVANWYKYIKFEGRSENLEVCQHV; from the exons ATGGCTTGCTTAAACATGATTAAAATG AGAAAGATTGATGAGAAAATGGTTAAAACGAAGGAGGAATGCACTTTTGATGGTTCAGTCGATAGAAATGGCCAACCTGCGATTCGTGAAAGAACCGGATCATGGTTTGCAGCCATCCTCATACTTg TGAACCAAGGGCTAGCCACACTAGCATTTTTCGGAGTGGGCGTGAACTTGGTTCTATTTCTGACTAGAGTGATGGGTCAAGAGAACGCTGAAGCCGCAAACAGCGTTAGTAAATGGACCGGCACTGTCTACCTCTTCTCCCTCTTAGGCGCCTTCCTTAGCGATTCGTATTGGGGTCGTTACAAAACTTGTGCAATTTTTCAAGCAATTTTTGTTGTG GGTTTGATATCGTTATCGCTCACATCATACGTATTCTTACTAAAACCAGTAGGATGCGGCGACGAAATTACCCCATGCGGGAAGCACTCGAGCATCGCAATGGCAATGTTCTACGTATCGATTTACCTAATCGCACTCGGAAATGGAGGGTACCAACCAAACATAGCCACATTTGGTGCAGATCAGTTTGATGAGGATCACCCAAATGAAGGACTTGGAAAAGTATCATTTTTTAGCTACTTTTACTTGGCACTAAACCTTGGATCACTATTTTCGAATACCATATTAGGGTACTTTGAGGATAAAGGGATGTGGGGATTAGGTTTTTGGGCATCTGCAGGGTCTGCACTTATGGCATTGATTTTGTTTCTTGTTGGTACACCGCCATATAGACATTTTGAACCGACCGGGAATCCTTTATCGAGATTTTGCCAAGTGATGGTTGCTGCGATTAGGAAATGGAAAGTTTCGATCCCTTCTAATGGTGATGAATTATACGAAGTTGATGGTAAAGAGAATCCCAATCATGGCAGCAGAAATATTCTTCACACCAAAGGATTTAA GTTCTTGGACAGAGCAGCAGTCATCACGTCGAAGGAAAACTCAATCGAGAATTTAGATACAAAAAGCGCGTGGCGCCTGTGTACAGTAACACAAGTCGAAGAAGTAAAATGCATTCTAAGACTCCTTCCAATTTGGTTATGCACAATTCTATATTCAGTAGTATTCACCCAAATGGCCTCATTATTTGTCGAACAAGGCGCTGCAATGAAAACAAACATCTCAACTTTTCACATTCCTCCAGCAAGCATGTCCAGTTTCGACATTCTTAGCGTTGCAGCCTTTATTTTCATATACAGACGAGTTCTTGATCCATTAGTAGCCAGATACAAAAAATCGCACGACCCAAAAGGGCTAACCGAGCTTCAGAGAATGGGGGTTGGGCTTGTTATAGCCATACTAGCAATGGTAGTAGCTGGAACAGTTGAACACTTTAGATTGAAATATAAGGACAATAATTGTGTAAACTGTGAAGGATCAAGTACTTTAAGCATATTTTGGCAAGTACCACAATATGTACTTATTGGCGCTTCGGAAGTTTTTATGTATGTTGGACAATTGGAGTTTTTTAACGGGCAAGCGCCAGACGGGCTAAAAAGCTTTGGAAGCGCGTTGTGTATGACGTCGATTTCGTTAGGGAATTATGTGAGTAGTTTGCTTGTGACAATTGTAATGAAGATTTCTAGTAGTGACAGTATGCCTGGATGGATACCTGGAAATTTGAACAAGGGTCATTTGGATAACTTTTATTATTTGTTGGCTGTTTTGACTTGTGCTGATTTTGTGGTGTACTTGTTGGTGGCAAATTGGTACAAgtacatcaagtttgaaggaagaaGTGAAAATTTAGAGGTCTGTCAACATGTTTGA